In Vibrio lentus, a single genomic region encodes these proteins:
- the glnA gene encoding glutamate--ammonia ligase, with protein MSVENVLSLIQENEVKFIDLRFTDTKGKEQHISIPSHQVDADFFEEGKMFDGSSVAGWKGINESDMVMMPDASSAVLDPFTEDATLNIRCDILEPATMQGYDRDPRSIAKRSEEYLRSTGIADTVLVGPEPEFFLFDDVKFSNDMSGSFFKIDDVEAAWNTGSDIEGGNKGHRPGVKGGYFPVAPVDSSQDIRSAMCLVMEEMGLVVEAHHHEVATAGQNEIATRFNTLTTKADETQIYKYVVHNVAHAFGKTATFMPKPLVGDNGSGMHVHQSLAKDGVNLFAGDKYGGLSEMALYYIGGVIKHARAINAFANPSTNSYKRLVPGFEAPVMLAYSARNRSASIRIPVVPSPKARRIELRFGDPAANPYLCYSAMLMAGLDGIKNKIHPGEAMDKDLYDLPAEEAAEIPTVAESLEVALKALDADREFLTAGGVFSDDFIDSYITLKSDDVQRVNMATHPLEFELYYSV; from the coding sequence ATGTCAGTAGAAAATGTACTATCCCTGATCCAAGAGAACGAAGTTAAATTTATCGACTTACGTTTTACTGATACAAAAGGTAAAGAGCAGCATATCTCTATTCCTTCTCACCAAGTTGACGCTGACTTCTTTGAAGAAGGTAAAATGTTCGACGGCTCTTCAGTAGCAGGTTGGAAAGGCATTAACGAATCTGACATGGTAATGATGCCTGACGCATCATCTGCCGTTCTTGACCCATTCACAGAAGACGCAACGCTAAACATCCGTTGTGACATTCTTGAGCCTGCAACAATGCAAGGCTACGACCGTGACCCTCGCTCAATCGCTAAACGTTCTGAAGAATACCTACGCTCTACTGGTATCGCAGATACAGTTCTAGTCGGTCCTGAGCCAGAATTCTTCCTATTTGATGATGTTAAATTCTCAAATGACATGTCTGGTTCTTTCTTCAAGATTGATGACGTAGAAGCAGCTTGGAACACAGGTTCTGACATCGAAGGCGGTAACAAAGGTCACCGTCCTGGCGTTAAAGGCGGTTACTTCCCAGTAGCTCCTGTAGATTCTTCTCAAGACATCCGTTCTGCAATGTGTCTAGTAATGGAAGAGATGGGTCTAGTTGTTGAAGCTCACCACCACGAAGTAGCAACTGCGGGTCAAAACGAAATCGCAACTCGCTTCAACACGCTAACAACAAAAGCGGATGAGACTCAAATCTACAAGTACGTTGTACACAACGTTGCTCACGCATTTGGTAAAACAGCGACATTCATGCCTAAGCCACTAGTTGGTGATAACGGTTCTGGTATGCACGTTCACCAATCTCTAGCAAAAGACGGCGTTAACCTGTTTGCTGGTGATAAGTACGGCGGCCTATCTGAAATGGCGCTTTACTACATCGGTGGTGTAATCAAACACGCTCGTGCAATCAACGCATTTGCTAACCCATCAACAAACTCGTACAAGCGTCTTGTACCTGGTTTTGAAGCTCCGGTAATGCTTGCTTACTCAGCACGTAACCGTTCTGCTTCTATCCGTATCCCAGTAGTACCAAGCCCGAAAGCACGTCGTATCGAGCTACGTTTTGGTGACCCAGCAGCGAACCCATACCTATGCTACTCAGCAATGCTGATGGCTGGCCTTGACGGTATCAAGAACAAGATCCACCCAGGCGAAGCTATGGATAAAGATCTATACGACCTTCCTGCAGAAGAAGCGGCTGAAATCCCAACAGTTGCAGAATCTCTAGAAGTAGCGCTTAAAGCTCTAGACGCTGATCGTGAGTTCCTAACAGCTGGCGGCGTATTCTCTGACGACTTCATTGACTCTTACATCACACTGAAATCTGACGATGTACAACGCGTGAACATGGCGACACACCCACTTGAGTTTGAACTGTACTACTCAGTTTAA
- the hemN gene encoding oxygen-independent coproporphyrinogen III oxidase — protein sequence MSSKPVTTNQQIVWDQEILNKYNYSGPRYTSYPTALEFHEAFTVADYDMACTQYPERPLSLYVHIPFCHKLCYYCGCNKVITRHSHKADEYLDVIEHEIRQRASLLNGREVTQLHFGGGTPTFLTKAQITRLMLILRDEFNFTADAEISIEVDPREIELDVLDHLRSEGFNRLSIGVQDFNKEVQKLVNREQDEEFIIAMVQRAKELGFRSTNLDLIYGLPKQTQALFAETLKQVLEMKPGRLSVFNYAHMPQLFAAQRKIKDEDLPEPKEKMAILQDTIETLTGAGYQFIGMDHFALPEDELAVAQREGILHRNFQGYTTQGEADLIGFGVSAISMVGDAYAQNQKELKKYYAQVNDLRHALWKGVALDSDDLLRREVIKQLICNFKLDKTMIESEFSVNFNRYFKEDLGLLKTFINDELVEVDDKEIRVTLRGRLLIRNICMCFDKYLRAKARQQQFSRVI from the coding sequence ATGTCGAGCAAGCCAGTAACAACGAATCAGCAAATCGTTTGGGATCAAGAAATCTTAAACAAGTATAACTATTCGGGACCTCGTTACACTTCATACCCAACCGCGTTGGAGTTTCATGAAGCGTTTACCGTCGCTGATTACGACATGGCGTGTACTCAGTACCCAGAGCGTCCTCTCTCTCTTTACGTACATATCCCGTTCTGTCACAAGCTTTGTTACTACTGTGGTTGTAACAAGGTCATTACTCGTCACTCGCATAAAGCCGATGAGTACTTGGATGTGATCGAACATGAGATTCGTCAGCGTGCTTCTTTACTGAATGGCCGCGAAGTGACTCAACTTCACTTCGGTGGTGGTACGCCAACATTCTTAACTAAAGCTCAAATTACCCGTTTGATGCTGATCCTACGTGATGAGTTTAACTTTACGGCTGATGCTGAAATCAGTATCGAAGTTGACCCACGTGAAATCGAATTAGATGTCCTTGATCACCTGCGTAGCGAAGGCTTTAACCGCCTGAGTATTGGTGTCCAAGACTTCAACAAAGAAGTGCAAAAGCTGGTTAACCGTGAGCAAGATGAAGAGTTCATCATCGCGATGGTTCAGCGTGCCAAAGAGCTGGGTTTCCGTTCAACCAACCTAGACTTGATCTACGGCCTACCAAAGCAGACTCAAGCGTTGTTCGCGGAAACATTGAAGCAAGTACTTGAGATGAAACCGGGTCGTTTATCGGTATTTAACTACGCACACATGCCGCAACTGTTTGCTGCGCAGCGTAAGATTAAAGATGAAGACCTGCCTGAGCCGAAAGAGAAGATGGCTATCCTACAAGATACCATTGAGACTTTAACGGGCGCGGGCTACCAGTTCATTGGTATGGATCACTTTGCTTTACCTGAAGACGAGCTAGCAGTTGCACAACGTGAAGGTATTCTGCATCGTAACTTCCAAGGCTACACGACCCAAGGTGAAGCTGACCTAATTGGTTTCGGTGTTTCTGCTATCTCAATGGTCGGTGATGCTTATGCACAAAACCAGAAAGAGCTGAAGAAGTACTACGCACAAGTTAACGACCTGCGTCATGCACTTTGGAAAGGCGTTGCTCTAGACAGTGACGACCTTCTACGTCGTGAAGTGATCAAACAGCTGATTTGTAACTTCAAGCTTGATAAAACGATGATTGAATCTGAGTTCTCGGTTAACTTTAATCGTTACTTCAAAGAAGACCTAGGGCTGCTGAAAACCTTCATCAACGATGAGTTGGTTGAAGTTGACGATAAAGAAATCCGCGTGACTCTACGTGGTCGCTTGTTGATTCGTAATATCTGTATGTGTTTCGATAAATACCTACGTGCGAAAGCTCGCCAACAGCAGTTCTCTCGCGTTATCTAA
- a CDS encoding EAL domain-containing protein — MSLKTQITLRTAVVLPFVMIFLFTMGVMVFTQKQSYKEMVSDISARQLASLTDNVHKSLSDFLEKPFHANLSLSHNIGYHHLYQAGNLSKVQDYILYKFSDHFTVVPQLDVIGFGSEDGNYVGFRKEANDGYTLMVQDDRTQDQLVIYRGSKISEDIRSVISGYDPRVRPWYTPVANQKKAVWSPIYANADERQEITLSALAPIYDNDEFKAVIVSDIKINTFNAFLRDLKNNTDASVYIIDQQQRLVAHSEGGSVVSWGTGKTHKGQRLLATESSNPVIQKSASYVDQFHLVKNMAVQRFSFNLDDQRYFNQLTPFEDGHGITWFIGMSIPESNLLGELPENQRNSWLLGLALSCIGIIAGLIAFNRVIRPITSTADAAKRLANGDWNNSMPKPGNIYETSMLVAAFNEMANNLKASFQQLQSQLTYDSLTKLYSREGFIDAAKKSTETEEGTLYLVGIDRFRDINDSLGHYNGDQLLIIAAARLRGILPTEYLLARTGGDEFAIYAPNVTQDDDVQLLANRLLQTFASPFSMESENVVIKVSIGVVHVSNDQDVTLWLRNSSIALSNAKQDKARVSIYSPEMGKASRHRTKMLARLNKAIELQQFEPFYQPIIDLESGSTIGAEALARWITDEGIISPLEFIPLAEETGLIYDIGQQILHKSCRDTAIAIESGKWSEDFSIHVNLSVDQLSESGFIELVKNTLRDTKLPAQNLTLEITESRIVDNDPTIIDNMLTLKALGISIAIDDFGTGYSSLAYLQKLPFDCLKIDRSFVCKLEQESLDSSIVAAIVNITKGFKVNLVAEGVETQQQADLLKQLQCPLAQGFLYSRPVPFEQWPTDLINVQKNANAQQNTKSKQSIKESAT; from the coding sequence ATGTCTTTGAAAACACAAATTACATTGAGAACCGCGGTGGTTCTCCCATTCGTGATGATTTTTCTGTTCACTATGGGCGTAATGGTTTTCACTCAAAAACAAAGCTACAAAGAGATGGTGAGTGATATTAGTGCACGTCAGCTAGCATCACTCACTGACAATGTTCATAAAAGCCTGTCCGATTTTTTAGAAAAGCCGTTTCACGCCAACCTCTCACTCAGCCATAACATTGGCTACCACCACCTCTACCAAGCTGGAAACCTCAGCAAAGTTCAAGATTACATTCTTTATAAGTTTTCCGATCACTTCACCGTAGTACCGCAACTTGATGTGATTGGTTTTGGTTCTGAAGACGGAAATTATGTGGGGTTTCGTAAAGAAGCAAACGATGGTTATACCTTGATGGTGCAGGATGACCGCACTCAAGATCAGCTAGTTATCTACCGTGGCAGCAAGATAAGTGAAGACATTCGTTCTGTCATCTCAGGGTATGACCCGCGAGTGCGCCCTTGGTATACGCCAGTTGCGAATCAGAAAAAAGCCGTGTGGTCGCCCATTTACGCCAATGCCGATGAACGCCAAGAGATCACCCTGTCAGCACTTGCGCCTATTTATGATAACGACGAATTTAAAGCGGTCATTGTCAGCGATATTAAGATCAACACCTTCAACGCATTCTTGAGAGATTTGAAAAATAATACCGATGCCTCTGTCTACATCATCGATCAGCAACAACGTTTAGTTGCTCACTCAGAAGGCGGCAGCGTCGTGTCTTGGGGAACAGGTAAAACCCACAAGGGCCAACGTCTCCTCGCAACAGAAAGTTCTAATCCAGTCATACAAAAGAGTGCCAGTTACGTTGACCAGTTTCACTTGGTTAAAAACATGGCCGTTCAACGTTTCAGTTTTAATCTCGATGACCAACGATACTTCAACCAGCTCACACCTTTTGAAGATGGGCATGGCATCACTTGGTTTATTGGCATGTCGATCCCTGAGTCTAACCTGCTCGGTGAACTACCAGAAAATCAAAGAAACAGTTGGCTACTTGGGCTCGCGCTCAGCTGTATTGGCATCATCGCAGGGCTGATTGCCTTTAATCGCGTAATTCGACCGATAACCTCAACCGCCGACGCTGCAAAACGCCTAGCCAATGGCGATTGGAATAACAGCATGCCGAAACCGGGTAATATCTACGAAACCAGCATGCTAGTAGCAGCCTTCAATGAGATGGCCAACAACTTAAAGGCCTCTTTCCAGCAATTACAATCTCAGCTTACCTATGACTCACTAACCAAATTGTATAGCCGAGAAGGCTTTATTGATGCTGCAAAGAAAAGCACCGAAACAGAGGAAGGAACGCTTTATTTGGTTGGTATCGATCGCTTCCGGGATATCAATGATAGCCTTGGCCATTACAATGGTGACCAACTGCTGATCATCGCAGCCGCTCGACTGCGCGGCATTCTGCCAACGGAGTACTTGTTGGCTCGTACTGGTGGCGATGAGTTCGCGATCTACGCACCCAATGTAACTCAAGACGACGACGTTCAGCTGCTTGCTAACCGACTACTCCAAACCTTTGCTTCGCCATTTTCCATGGAATCAGAAAACGTGGTGATTAAGGTATCGATTGGTGTCGTTCACGTATCAAATGACCAAGACGTTACCTTATGGCTTCGCAACAGCAGTATTGCACTGAGCAATGCCAAGCAAGATAAAGCGCGTGTCAGCATCTACAGTCCAGAAATGGGCAAGGCCTCTAGACACCGAACCAAGATGCTAGCCCGCCTCAACAAAGCGATCGAACTGCAACAATTCGAACCCTTTTACCAACCTATTATCGACCTAGAGTCGGGCTCAACAATCGGCGCTGAAGCCCTAGCCCGCTGGATCACTGATGAAGGCATTATCTCACCGTTGGAATTCATTCCACTCGCGGAAGAAACAGGGCTCATCTACGATATTGGTCAGCAAATTCTGCATAAGTCTTGTCGAGATACCGCCATCGCGATCGAATCAGGAAAATGGAGTGAAGACTTCTCTATTCACGTTAACTTGTCTGTCGACCAACTGAGTGAAAGCGGATTTATTGAGTTGGTTAAAAACACGCTGCGTGATACCAAGTTACCCGCCCAAAACCTGACATTGGAGATCACGGAGTCACGCATCGTCGACAATGACCCAACCATCATCGATAACATGCTGACACTCAAAGCGCTGGGGATTTCGATTGCAATTGACGACTTTGGCACCGGTTATTCATCGCTTGCCTACCTGCAGAAGCTGCCATTTGATTGTCTTAAAATTGATCGAAGCTTCGTCTGTAAGCTCGAACAAGAAAGCTTAGACAGCTCAATCGTTGCGGCTATCGTCAACATAACCAAAGGCTTTAAGGTGAACTTAGTTGCGGAAGGTGTGGAAACTCAACAGCAGGCTGATTTGCTCAAACAACTGCAATGCCCACTGGCACAAGGCTTCTTATACAGCCGTCCTGTTCCGTTTGAGCAGTGGCCAACTGATCTCATCAATGTTCAAAAGAATGCCAACGCTCAACAAAATACCAAAAGTAAACAAAGCATCAAAGAGAGCGCTACCTAG
- a CDS encoding AAA family ATPase: protein MQPIIITGGPGAGKTTLINALGDMGYPTFAESSRQLIEKLSQLENGILPWLDLPGFARLCLTIMNEQKEQANQHPVAFLDRAIPDICGYLSQANLEVDDNYREASQGYHFQVLFCCPEASIYVQDEVRPYPFEEALEIHHALVRVYQELGYEVVEVPFMSVAERVQSVESYLGIKS from the coding sequence ATGCAGCCTATCATTATTACTGGCGGTCCCGGAGCCGGAAAAACAACGCTGATTAACGCCTTGGGTGACATGGGTTACCCAACCTTCGCTGAATCCTCTCGCCAGTTGATAGAAAAGCTGAGCCAACTTGAGAACGGTATCTTACCTTGGTTAGATCTTCCGGGCTTTGCTCGCCTGTGTCTCACTATCATGAATGAGCAAAAGGAACAGGCCAATCAGCATCCGGTTGCGTTTCTTGACCGTGCGATTCCAGATATCTGTGGTTACTTGTCTCAGGCTAATCTTGAGGTTGATGATAACTACCGAGAAGCGAGTCAAGGCTATCACTTCCAAGTCCTATTCTGCTGCCCTGAAGCTTCTATCTATGTTCAAGATGAAGTGCGCCCTTATCCGTTTGAAGAAGCACTAGAGATTCACCACGCGTTAGTCAGAGTCTACCAAGAGCTTGGCTATGAGGTTGTCGAAGTGCCATTTATGTCGGTAGCAGAGCGAGTTCAATCCGTTGAAAGTTACCTAGGAATCAAAAGCTAA
- the typA gene encoding translational GTPase TypA translates to MSTPQIDKLRNIAIIAHVDHGKTTLVDKLLQQSGTLESRGEAEERVMDSNDIEKERGITILAKNTAINWNDYRINIVDTPGHADFGGEVERIMSMVDSVLLIVDAVDGPMPQTRFVTQKAFAHGLKPIVVINKIDRPGARPDWVMDQVFDLFDNLGATDEQLDFTVVYASALNGWATMEEGAVGTDMEPLFQAVVDTVEAPAVDLDGPLQMQISQLDYSSYVGVIGVARVTRGSVKPNQQVTIVNAEGKKRNGKVGTVLGYLGLERHEVEQANAGDIIAITGLGELKISDTICDVNNVEAMEPLSVDEPTVTMTFQVNTSPFAGKEGKFVTSRNILERLEKELVHNVALRVEETESPDRFRVSGRGELHLSILIENMRREGFELAVSRPEVIIKEEDGQKMEPFETVTIDVVEEHQGAIMESIGLRKGELTDMAPDGKGRVRMDFMMPSRGLIGFQTEFLTMTSGSGLIYHSFDHYGPYKGGIIGQRNNGVLISNATGKALTYALFFLQARGRLFTEHADEVYEGQVIGIHNRSNDLTVNCLKGKQLTNVRASGTDEAQVLSPPIKHTLEQALEFIDEDELVEVTPLNVRIRKKLLTENERKRAARPAKA, encoded by the coding sequence ATGTCTACTCCACAGATTGATAAGTTAAGAAATATCGCGATCATCGCGCACGTTGACCACGGTAAAACGACTTTGGTTGATAAACTGCTACAACAGTCAGGCACTCTTGAGTCTCGTGGTGAAGCTGAAGAGCGTGTCATGGATTCGAATGACATCGAAAAAGAGCGTGGCATTACAATCCTTGCTAAGAACACAGCAATCAACTGGAATGATTACCGCATCAACATCGTAGATACTCCGGGACACGCGGACTTCGGCGGTGAAGTTGAGCGTATTATGTCTATGGTTGATTCAGTTCTTCTGATCGTAGATGCAGTTGACGGCCCAATGCCTCAAACTCGTTTCGTAACGCAAAAAGCATTCGCACACGGCCTTAAGCCAATCGTTGTTATCAACAAGATTGACCGTCCTGGTGCTCGTCCTGATTGGGTTATGGATCAAGTATTCGACCTTTTCGACAACCTAGGTGCTACTGATGAGCAACTAGACTTTACTGTTGTTTACGCTTCAGCTCTAAACGGTTGGGCAACAATGGAAGAAGGCGCAGTTGGCACAGACATGGAACCACTGTTCCAAGCTGTTGTTGATACAGTAGAAGCGCCTGCAGTTGACCTTGACGGTCCACTACAAATGCAAATTTCGCAACTTGATTACAGCTCTTACGTAGGTGTTATCGGTGTTGCTCGTGTTACTCGTGGTTCGGTTAAGCCAAACCAACAAGTAACTATCGTGAATGCTGAAGGCAAGAAACGTAACGGTAAAGTAGGTACTGTACTTGGTTACCTAGGTCTTGAGCGTCACGAAGTAGAACAAGCTAACGCTGGCGACATCATTGCAATCACTGGTCTTGGTGAACTGAAAATTTCAGACACTATCTGTGACGTAAACAATGTTGAAGCAATGGAACCACTGTCTGTTGATGAACCAACAGTAACAATGACTTTCCAAGTAAACACTTCTCCGTTCGCGGGTAAAGAAGGTAAGTTTGTAACTTCACGTAACATCCTTGAGCGTCTTGAAAAAGAATTGGTTCATAACGTTGCACTACGTGTTGAAGAAACTGAAAGTCCAGACCGTTTCCGTGTATCAGGCCGTGGTGAGCTTCACCTTTCTATCCTGATCGAAAACATGCGTCGTGAAGGTTTCGAGCTAGCAGTATCTCGTCCAGAAGTAATCATCAAAGAAGAAGATGGTCAGAAAATGGAACCGTTCGAAACGGTTACTATCGATGTAGTTGAAGAGCACCAAGGTGCAATCATGGAAAGCATCGGTCTACGTAAGGGTGAGCTAACAGATATGGCACCAGATGGTAAAGGCCGTGTTCGCATGGACTTCATGATGCCTTCTCGTGGTCTTATCGGTTTCCAAACTGAATTCCTTACAATGACATCTGGTTCTGGTCTTATTTACCACTCGTTCGATCATTACGGTCCTTACAAAGGCGGTATCATTGGTCAGCGTAACAACGGTGTTCTAATCTCGAACGCAACGGGTAAAGCTCTTACTTACGCTCTATTCTTCCTTCAAGCTCGTGGTCGTCTATTCACAGAGCACGCTGATGAAGTTTATGAAGGTCAAGTAATCGGTATTCACAACCGTTCAAACGACCTGACAGTAAACTGTCTAAAAGGTAAGCAACTAACGAACGTTCGTGCATCTGGTACTGATGAAGCACAAGTTCTTTCTCCACCGATCAAGCACACTCTAGAGCAAGCTCTTGAGTTTATCGATGAAGATGAACTAGTAGAAGTAACGCCACTAAACGTACGTATCCGTAAGAAGCTTCTTACTGAAAACGAACGTAAGCGTGCAGCACGTCCAGCTAAGGCTTAA
- the glnG gene encoding nitrogen regulation protein NR(I) yields MSKGYVWVVDDDSSIRWVVEKTLSSADIKCETFADAESVLLALERETPDVLVSDIRMPGIDGIELLHQVHQRSPDLPVIIMTAHSDLDAAVNAYQKGAFEYLPKPFDIDETLTLVERAIAHSQEQKREQASEVAEETNAPEIIGEAPAMQEVFRAIGRLSRSSISVLINGESGTGKELVAHALHRHSPRAKKPFIALNMAAIPKDLIESELFGHEKGAFTGANSVRQGRFEQANGGTLFLDEIGDMPLDIQTRLLRVLSDGQFYRVGGHSAVKVDVRIVAATHQDLERLVHEGGFREDLFHRLNVIRIHIPALRERKQDIEKLTHHFLASAAEELGVEVKTLHPETILKLNQLNWPGNVRQLENICRWLTVMASGSEILPSDLPPELLEEKVVTTSGSGDNWQQLLANWAKCALDSGEKELLTYALPEFERILLEAALNHTNGHKQDAAKVLGWGRNTLTRKLKELY; encoded by the coding sequence ATGAGTAAGGGTTACGTTTGGGTCGTCGATGACGACAGTTCTATACGCTGGGTCGTAGAAAAGACGCTGTCATCTGCGGATATTAAGTGCGAAACATTTGCTGATGCAGAGAGCGTTTTGCTGGCGCTTGAGCGCGAAACGCCAGACGTATTAGTGTCTGATATCCGCATGCCTGGTATCGATGGAATTGAGCTGTTGCATCAGGTTCATCAACGCTCTCCCGACCTACCCGTGATCATTATGACCGCGCACTCAGACCTTGATGCGGCGGTGAATGCTTATCAAAAAGGCGCTTTTGAATATCTACCAAAGCCTTTCGATATTGATGAAACACTGACCCTAGTAGAACGAGCAATTGCACACAGCCAAGAACAGAAGCGTGAACAAGCCAGCGAAGTTGCCGAAGAAACCAACGCACCCGAAATCATCGGTGAAGCACCCGCGATGCAGGAAGTTTTCCGCGCTATTGGTCGTCTATCTCGTTCATCTATTTCTGTTCTGATTAATGGTGAGTCCGGTACGGGTAAAGAGTTAGTCGCGCACGCTTTGCACCGCCACAGCCCGAGAGCAAAGAAACCATTCATTGCCCTCAACATGGCAGCAATCCCTAAAGACTTGATCGAATCCGAACTTTTTGGCCACGAGAAAGGCGCCTTTACCGGAGCCAACAGTGTTCGCCAAGGACGCTTTGAACAAGCCAACGGCGGCACGCTATTTTTGGATGAGATTGGTGATATGCCACTTGATATTCAAACCCGCTTGCTACGTGTCTTGTCGGACGGCCAATTTTATAGAGTGGGCGGTCACTCTGCAGTTAAGGTTGATGTACGTATCGTTGCGGCAACCCACCAAGATTTAGAAAGACTGGTGCATGAAGGGGGATTTCGTGAAGACCTTTTCCATCGACTGAATGTGATTCGAATCCATATTCCTGCGCTGCGTGAACGTAAACAAGATATTGAGAAACTGACTCATCACTTCTTAGCCTCTGCCGCCGAAGAACTCGGTGTAGAAGTAAAAACACTCCACCCAGAGACGATCCTAAAGCTCAATCAACTGAATTGGCCAGGTAACGTACGTCAGCTGGAAAATATTTGTCGTTGGCTCACTGTAATGGCCAGCGGTAGTGAAATATTACCTTCAGATCTGCCTCCTGAGTTACTGGAAGAGAAAGTGGTGACCACTTCAGGCTCTGGTGATAACTGGCAGCAACTGCTAGCTAATTGGGCAAAGTGTGCGCTTGATTCAGGAGAAAAAGAGCTGCTAACTTATGCTCTGCCAGAGTTTGAACGTATACTGCTAGAGGCTGCACTCAACCATACCAATGGTCACAAACAGGATGCAGCCAAGGTTTTAGGCTGGGGAAGAAACACCCTAACCCGTAAGCTCAAAGAATTGTACTGA
- the glnL gene encoding nitrogen regulation protein NR(II) produces the protein MNRSAQSDSIDTHHLSNAILDNMVTATLMLDEQLFVRYANPAAEQLFSQSARRIVDHPLSQLIQHASLDLALLTQPLQSGQSITDSDVTFVVDNRPLMLEVTVSPISWQRETLLLVEMRKIDQQRRLSQELNQHAQQQAAKLLVRGLAHEIKNPLGGLRGAAQLLGKMLPDQSLNEYTQIIIEQADRLRALVDRLLGPQKPGKKTEENLHQILEKVRQLVELEAGSTLAIERDYDPSLPAIMMDSAQVEQAMLNIVSNAAQILKAQESGKITIRTRTVHQANIHGKRHKLAARIEISDNGPGIPDELKDTLFYPMVSGREGGTGLGLSISQNLIDQHNGKIDVESWPGNTTFTIYLPI, from the coding sequence GTGAATCGATCAGCCCAAAGCGACAGCATAGATACACATCATCTTTCCAACGCCATTCTCGACAATATGGTGACCGCGACCTTGATGCTCGATGAGCAATTGTTCGTGCGATACGCAAACCCTGCAGCTGAACAACTCTTCTCTCAAAGCGCGAGACGCATCGTCGATCACCCACTAAGCCAGTTAATTCAACATGCTTCTCTCGACTTAGCACTTCTAACTCAGCCTCTACAAAGTGGCCAAAGCATCACAGACAGCGACGTTACCTTTGTTGTCGACAATCGCCCACTGATGTTAGAAGTCACCGTAAGCCCTATCTCATGGCAGCGTGAAACCTTGCTACTAGTGGAGATGCGCAAGATAGACCAGCAAAGACGCCTCAGCCAAGAGCTAAACCAACACGCACAACAACAAGCGGCTAAGCTACTGGTGCGCGGGTTGGCCCATGAAATCAAAAACCCATTGGGTGGTTTAAGAGGAGCGGCGCAACTGCTTGGAAAAATGTTGCCCGATCAGTCCCTCAATGAATACACGCAGATCATTATTGAACAAGCCGATCGCTTGAGAGCCTTGGTAGACCGTCTTCTTGGTCCACAAAAACCAGGCAAAAAAACCGAAGAGAACCTTCATCAAATTTTAGAAAAAGTTCGACAGTTAGTAGAGCTTGAAGCGGGCTCAACACTCGCCATCGAAAGAGATTACGACCCTAGCCTGCCGGCGATAATGATGGATTCCGCTCAAGTTGAACAAGCTATGCTCAATATCGTGAGTAACGCTGCACAGATTTTGAAGGCGCAAGAGTCCGGTAAAATCACCATCCGCACCAGAACGGTGCATCAAGCCAATATTCATGGCAAACGACACAAGCTCGCGGCTCGCATTGAGATCAGCGACAACGGCCCGGGCATCCCGGATGAGCTAAAAGACACCCTCTTTTACCCAATGGTCAGCGGGCGAGAGGGTGGCACAGGCTTAGGGTTATCGATATCTCAAAACCTGATCGATCAGCACAACGGAAAAATTGATGTTGAGAGCTGGCCAGGTAACACCACATTCACGATTTATTTGCCGATATAA
- a CDS encoding DUF4124 domain-containing protein, with protein MKNILFLIGLTVAFSCSAQTVYTWVDEDGVLHFSDTPTDQGAKSLRLPDVQASAPAPKFEASTPVDAAASTTTKTPAKAKTTEHEAPAQLTLTMLTPIHDQTIRNNRGLIPIQIELNRKLGIGEQLQLMLDGRRYGAPQTQPTWELKGIDRGTHTIAIQAHRSGKLIASTSPVTVYLHRATLK; from the coding sequence ATGAAAAACATACTGTTCCTAATCGGGTTAACAGTCGCATTCTCGTGCTCTGCTCAAACGGTATATACCTGGGTAGACGAAGATGGCGTACTCCACTTTAGTGATACCCCAACCGATCAAGGTGCTAAATCTCTTCGCCTGCCTGATGTACAAGCGTCAGCGCCAGCCCCTAAATTTGAGGCCTCAACGCCTGTTGACGCTGCAGCATCAACTACAACTAAAACGCCAGCTAAAGCAAAAACGACGGAACACGAGGCACCAGCTCAGCTAACACTTACCATGCTGACTCCCATTCACGATCAAACCATCCGTAACAACCGCGGCTTAATCCCCATTCAAATCGAACTCAACCGCAAGCTAGGCATTGGTGAGCAGTTGCAATTAATGCTCGATGGCCGCCGTTATGGTGCTCCACAAACCCAGCCAACTTGGGAATTGAAAGGCATCGATCGAGGTACTCACACCATTGCAATTCAAGCACATAGAAGCGGCAAGCTTATTGCATCTACTAGTCCAGTCACCGTGTATTTACATCGAGCGACGCTCAAGTAG